A single window of Paenibacillus sp. SYP-B4298 DNA harbors:
- a CDS encoding HAD family hydrolase: MAKKAILFDLDDTLLWDDRSVQEAFDATCELASERTGVDAQQLEKAVREQARELYSSYETYPFTTMIGINPFEGLWANFREGEQAEFRKLESLAPSYRRAAWTAGLLALGVDNAELGAELAERFPAERRARALVYDDTFHVLDQLKGRYKLLLLTNGSPDLQREKLAGVPEIAPYFDHIIISGEFGRGKPDASIFRHALQLLEIAPEEGLMVGDKLTTDVIGALGVGMDAVWINRHRIQRSDEIVPSYEIDELKELLDLLPKL, encoded by the coding sequence ATGGCTAAGAAAGCAATCTTGTTCGATTTAGATGATACACTACTATGGGATGACAGAAGCGTACAAGAGGCATTTGACGCAACCTGCGAATTAGCGTCAGAGCGGACAGGCGTTGATGCGCAGCAGTTGGAGAAGGCAGTGCGCGAGCAAGCTCGCGAGCTATATTCCTCCTATGAGACCTATCCGTTTACGACGATGATCGGTATTAATCCATTTGAGGGACTGTGGGCGAACTTCCGCGAAGGGGAGCAAGCTGAGTTCCGCAAGCTGGAGTCGCTGGCTCCATCGTATCGCAGAGCAGCATGGACAGCCGGATTGCTGGCGCTGGGTGTTGACAATGCCGAGCTTGGCGCTGAATTGGCCGAGCGTTTTCCTGCTGAACGCAGAGCCCGCGCGCTTGTCTATGATGATACGTTTCATGTGCTGGATCAACTGAAGGGACGCTACAAGCTGCTGCTGCTGACGAATGGCTCGCCGGATTTGCAACGTGAGAAGCTGGCTGGCGTGCCGGAGATCGCTCCTTATTTTGATCATATTATTATTTCGGGTGAATTTGGGCGTGGCAAGCCTGATGCTTCGATATTCAGGCATGCACTCCAGCTTCTGGAGATTGCTCCGGAGGAAGGGCTGATGGTAGGAGACAAGCTGACGACGGACGTGATCGGAGCGCTCGGAGTCGGTATGGATGCGGTATGGATTAACCGGCACCGAATTCAGCGCTCTGACGAGATTGTTCCTTCCTATGAAATTGATGAGCTGAAGGAGCTGCTGGACTTGCTTCCCAAGCTGTAG